In Scophthalmus maximus strain ysfricsl-2021 chromosome 21, ASM2237912v1, whole genome shotgun sequence, one genomic interval encodes:
- the arl8 gene encoding ADP-ribosylation factor-like 8 isoform X3 — translation MGLIFAKLWSFFCNQEHKVIIVGLDNAGKTTILYQFLMNEVVHTSPTIGSNVEEIVVKNTHFLMWDIGGQESLRSSWNTYYSNTEFIILVVDSTDRERLVISKEELYRMLAHEDLRKAAVLIFANKQDMKDCMSAAEISKYLTLSSIKDHPWHIQSCCALTGEGCH, via the exons AGCACAAGGTGATAATTGTTGGACTAGACAATGCAGGGAAAACCACTATACTCTACCAATT TCTGATGAACGAGGTGGTCCATACGTCTCCCACCATCGGAAGCAACGTGGAAGAAATAGTGGTGAAGAACACACACTTCCTGATGTGGGATATAGGGGGGCAAGAGTCACTCAGGTCCTCCTGGAACACCTACTACTCCAATACAGAG TTCATCATACTGGTGGTggacagcacagacagagagaggctggtCATCTCTAAAGAGGAGCTCTACAGGATGTTGGCTCATGAG GACCTGCGCAAAGCAGCTGTGCTGATATTTGCCAACAAGCAGGATATGAAGGACTGTATGTCTGCAGCAGAAATCTCCAAATACCTCACCCTGAGCTCCATCAAAGACCACCCCTGGCACATACAGTCCTGCTGTGCACTTACAGGAGAAGG ATGTCACTGA
- the arl8 gene encoding ADP-ribosylation factor-like 8 isoform X2, with product MGLIFAKLWSFFCNQEHKVIIVGLDNAGKTTILYQFLMNEVVHTSPTIGSNVEEIVVKNTHFLMWDIGGQESLRSSWNTYYSNTEFIILVVDSTDRERLVISKEELYRMLAHEDLRKAAVLIFANKQDMKDCMSAAEISKYLTLSSIKDHPWHIQSCCALTGEGRSRGFAAWPEQ from the exons AGCACAAGGTGATAATTGTTGGACTAGACAATGCAGGGAAAACCACTATACTCTACCAATT TCTGATGAACGAGGTGGTCCATACGTCTCCCACCATCGGAAGCAACGTGGAAGAAATAGTGGTGAAGAACACACACTTCCTGATGTGGGATATAGGGGGGCAAGAGTCACTCAGGTCCTCCTGGAACACCTACTACTCCAATACAGAG TTCATCATACTGGTGGTggacagcacagacagagagaggctggtCATCTCTAAAGAGGAGCTCTACAGGATGTTGGCTCATGAG GACCTGCGCAAAGCAGCTGTGCTGATATTTGCCAACAAGCAGGATATGAAGGACTGTATGTCTGCAGCAGAAATCTCCAAATACCTCACCCTGAGCTCCATCAAAGACCACCCCTGGCACATACAGTCCTGCTGTGCACTTACAGGAGAAGG CCGAAGTCGAGGGTTTGCGGCCTGGCCcgagcagtga
- the arl8 gene encoding ADP-ribosylation factor-like 8 isoform X1: MGLIFAKLWSFFCNQEHKVIIVGLDNAGKTTILYQFLMNEVVHTSPTIGSNVEEIVVKNTHFLMWDIGGQESLRSSWNTYYSNTEFIILVVDSTDRERLVISKEELYRMLAHEDLRKAAVLIFANKQDMKDCMSAAEISKYLTLSSIKDHPWHIQSCCALTGEGLCQGLEWMTSRAGLR; the protein is encoded by the exons AGCACAAGGTGATAATTGTTGGACTAGACAATGCAGGGAAAACCACTATACTCTACCAATT TCTGATGAACGAGGTGGTCCATACGTCTCCCACCATCGGAAGCAACGTGGAAGAAATAGTGGTGAAGAACACACACTTCCTGATGTGGGATATAGGGGGGCAAGAGTCACTCAGGTCCTCCTGGAACACCTACTACTCCAATACAGAG TTCATCATACTGGTGGTggacagcacagacagagagaggctggtCATCTCTAAAGAGGAGCTCTACAGGATGTTGGCTCATGAG GACCTGCGCAAAGCAGCTGTGCTGATATTTGCCAACAAGCAGGATATGAAGGACTGTATGTCTGCAGCAGAAATCTCCAAATACCTCACCCTGAGCTCCATCAAAGACCACCCCTGGCACATACAGTCCTGCTGTGCACTTACAGGAGAAGG tttatGCCAAGGTCTTGAGTGGATGACCTCCAGAGCTGGACTCAGATAG